From one Enterobacter kobei genomic stretch:
- a CDS encoding diguanylate phosphodiesterase yields MLTTIIYRSHICDDVSVKSLEEMVAGANQINSQANVTGILLFNGTHLFQLLEGPEENVAKIYRHICRDHRHYNVVELLYDYAPARRFGKAGMELFDLRLSEKDEVLQAVLDKGTSKYQLTYNDRALQFFRTFVEATEKENYFEIPPGDAWEFVADDAVVQLGAPQKQASAECSFAFQPIIDPLAREIVSVEALLRTPEGAGPDVWFADKQGDEIYLADLNSKKIAFAMASGLNLFEQSLSVNLLPMTLVKIPDAVERLLEGIRASGLVPEQIIVEFTEGEVISGFDAFTGAVRQLKAAGISVAIDHFGAGFAGLQLLTQFQPDRIKINRELIKDVHKSGPRQAVIQAIIKCCHSLEIAVSAVGVEKAEEWMWLESAGISQFQGYLFARPSFDAIPLVAWPEKKADW; encoded by the coding sequence ATGCTCACAACCATCATCTACCGCAGCCATATTTGCGATGACGTTTCAGTTAAATCGCTGGAAGAAATGGTCGCGGGAGCCAACCAGATAAATAGTCAGGCAAATGTTACGGGCATTTTACTTTTCAACGGCACACATCTTTTCCAGTTACTTGAAGGTCCTGAAGAAAATGTTGCAAAAATCTACCGTCATATCTGTCGCGACCATCGCCACTATAACGTTGTGGAGCTTCTGTATGATTACGCCCCGGCAAGGCGCTTTGGCAAAGCCGGTATGGAACTGTTCGATTTAAGACTCTCTGAAAAAGACGAAGTGCTGCAGGCGGTGCTGGATAAGGGCACGTCGAAGTATCAGTTAACCTATAACGACCGCGCATTACAGTTTTTCCGTACTTTTGTTGAGGCAACGGAAAAAGAGAATTACTTTGAGATCCCCCCCGGCGACGCATGGGAATTTGTGGCTGATGACGCGGTTGTACAACTTGGCGCGCCGCAAAAACAGGCATCAGCAGAGTGCAGCTTCGCTTTCCAGCCCATTATCGACCCGCTGGCCCGCGAGATCGTCTCGGTCGAAGCGCTGCTGCGCACGCCAGAAGGCGCGGGGCCGGACGTCTGGTTTGCTGACAAGCAGGGGGATGAGATCTATCTTGCCGATCTCAACAGCAAAAAAATTGCTTTTGCGATGGCAAGCGGTCTGAATCTGTTTGAACAGTCGCTGTCGGTGAATTTATTGCCGATGACGCTGGTGAAAATCCCCGATGCCGTCGAGAGGCTGTTAGAGGGCATTCGCGCCAGCGGACTGGTGCCCGAGCAGATCATCGTGGAGTTCACCGAAGGCGAGGTGATTTCTGGCTTTGACGCCTTTACCGGTGCCGTGCGCCAGCTGAAGGCCGCCGGGATCAGCGTGGCTATCGATCACTTTGGCGCAGGCTTTGCCGGTTTGCAATTGCTGACGCAGTTCCAGCCGGACCGCATCAAGATTAACCGTGAGCTGATCAAGGACGTGCACAAGAGCGGCCCGCGTCAGGCGGTGATTCAGGCGATCATCAAATGCTGCCACTCTTTAGAAATTGCCGTCTCCGCCGTGGGCGTCGAGAAAGCAGAAGAGTGGATGTGGCTGGAATCTGCGGGCATCAGCCAGTTCCAGGGTTATCTTTTTGCCCGTCCGAGTTTTGACGCTATTCCACTTGTTGCCTGGCCGGAAAAGAAAGCCGACTGGTAA
- a CDS encoding DMT family transporter, with protein sequence MLSKSLVLTLLPVAITFLAGAMLPFQAASNGALSKALGHPLWAALVSLVVSILVLLFLLWLNKAPAPRLGGAFQSAWWIWTGGVMGALYVTCAAAFTPRLGAGSFIVLVVAGQMITAIVVDHFGLMALTPKPVTLARVLGVALIMAGAIFIQFSKD encoded by the coding sequence ATGTTGAGTAAATCCCTGGTTTTAACCCTGTTACCCGTTGCCATCACCTTTCTGGCGGGCGCGATGCTACCGTTTCAGGCTGCCAGCAACGGTGCGCTGAGTAAGGCGCTCGGGCATCCGCTGTGGGCGGCATTGGTGTCGCTGGTAGTCAGTATTCTTGTGCTGCTGTTTTTGCTGTGGCTAAACAAAGCGCCCGCTCCGCGTCTGGGCGGGGCATTCCAGAGCGCATGGTGGATCTGGACCGGGGGCGTGATGGGCGCGTTATACGTGACCTGCGCGGCGGCCTTTACCCCACGGCTTGGAGCGGGGAGTTTCATCGTGCTGGTGGTGGCCGGTCAGATGATCACCGCTATTGTGGTGGATCATTTTGGCCTGATGGCCCTGACCCCGAAGCCAGTGACGCTGGCCCGCGTGCTCGGCGTGGCGCTGATCATGGCGGGGGCGATATTTATCCAGTTCAGCAAGGACTAG
- a CDS encoding beta-glucoside-specific PTS transporter subunit IIABC yields MAVIRDYNKLASDILREAGGENNISSFTRCATRLRLVLNETPAEAKNRIQNLPGVIAVVESGGQFQVVIGTHVAEVYNALSALLGENHAGATAKPKTRWLDAVIGTMSAVFAPIVYILAAAGILQGLLIVAGLIDAEVKTSGTFAILNFMSWTPFAFLPVFIAITAARHFKCNPYIAVLCCCALINPEWSAMAGRIAGGETITFLFIPLAKTVYTSSVLPPLFLVWALSWLEKRVERILPDVVSALFTPLVCFVIIVPLTLIIIGPVTTWAAMGIASGYNALFAAAPAVAAAVIGGVWQIVVIFGVHWGITPVIMANFDTQGYDSFQAYQTIAVIGQMAAVFGVFLKTRNRELKTTSLSAGVTAIFGITEPAIYGVTLRFKKPFICGCIGGAVGAVVASLFGSLYYAYAALPGLFTLVNAISPDAPMSFIGELAGSATAIVLTIVLVQFVGFEDPVAEEHLSEPETAPVAAATSAATTATASLQIMSPLHGEVIALEMVADDAFAQKALGDGIAIRPQSGQVVAPCDARVETLIDSHHAVGLSCDNGAELLIHVGLNTVNLQGQHFRPLVKEGDVVKAGTPLLEFDKEAIERAGYDLTTPVLVINSDDYRLTKHQSEGDIRQNAPLMTVS; encoded by the coding sequence ATGGCAGTTATCAGGGATTACAATAAGTTAGCCAGTGACATCCTTCGCGAGGCAGGCGGTGAAAATAACATCAGCAGTTTTACCCGCTGCGCGACCCGCCTGCGTCTGGTGCTCAATGAAACCCCGGCTGAAGCCAAAAACCGTATTCAAAATTTGCCCGGCGTGATCGCCGTGGTGGAAAGTGGCGGTCAGTTTCAGGTGGTGATTGGGACTCACGTTGCAGAGGTGTACAACGCACTCTCCGCCCTGCTGGGTGAAAATCACGCAGGCGCAACGGCAAAACCAAAAACCCGCTGGCTGGACGCGGTGATTGGGACCATGTCGGCAGTGTTTGCGCCTATCGTCTATATTCTGGCCGCCGCCGGGATTTTGCAGGGCCTGCTGATTGTTGCCGGGCTTATCGATGCCGAGGTGAAAACCAGCGGAACCTTTGCGATCCTCAACTTTATGTCGTGGACGCCTTTTGCCTTCCTGCCGGTCTTCATTGCCATCACCGCCGCGCGCCATTTCAAATGTAATCCCTATATCGCCGTGCTCTGTTGCTGTGCGTTGATCAACCCGGAATGGTCTGCCATGGCGGGCCGCATCGCAGGCGGCGAAACCATTACCTTCCTGTTTATTCCGCTGGCGAAAACGGTATATACCTCATCAGTGCTGCCACCGCTGTTCCTCGTCTGGGCGCTGTCGTGGCTGGAAAAACGCGTTGAGCGTATCCTGCCGGACGTGGTCAGCGCCCTGTTTACCCCGCTGGTGTGCTTTGTGATCATCGTTCCGCTGACGCTGATCATCATCGGCCCGGTTACGACCTGGGCGGCGATGGGCATCGCCTCAGGCTATAACGCGCTGTTTGCCGCCGCACCAGCCGTGGCGGCCGCAGTTATTGGCGGCGTTTGGCAAATCGTGGTGATTTTCGGTGTGCACTGGGGGATCACCCCGGTGATCATGGCGAACTTCGATACCCAGGGATATGACTCCTTCCAGGCGTACCAGACCATCGCGGTTATCGGCCAGATGGCGGCGGTGTTCGGCGTGTTCCTGAAAACCCGCAACCGCGAACTGAAAACGACGTCGCTGTCAGCGGGGGTGACCGCTATTTTCGGCATTACCGAGCCGGCTATCTACGGCGTTACCCTGCGCTTTAAAAAGCCGTTTATCTGCGGTTGTATTGGTGGCGCCGTGGGTGCGGTGGTCGCCAGCCTGTTTGGCTCCCTCTACTACGCTTACGCCGCCCTGCCTGGCCTGTTCACGCTGGTGAACGCGATCAGCCCGGACGCGCCGATGTCCTTTATCGGGGAACTGGCGGGTAGCGCCACGGCGATTGTCCTGACCATTGTGCTGGTACAGTTTGTCGGTTTTGAAGATCCGGTGGCGGAAGAACATCTCAGCGAACCAGAAACCGCGCCTGTTGCCGCTGCCACCTCTGCTGCAACAACAGCGACAGCCAGTCTGCAAATCATGAGCCCGTTGCATGGCGAAGTGATTGCGCTGGAAATGGTGGCAGACGATGCCTTCGCGCAGAAAGCGCTGGGTGACGGTATTGCGATTCGTCCGCAGTCAGGCCAGGTGGTCGCCCCTTGCGATGCCCGGGTGGAAACCCTGATCGACTCCCATCACGCGGTCGGGCTGTCGTGTGACAACGGTGCAGAGCTGCTGATCCACGTCGGGCTGAACACCGTGAATTTACAGGGTCAGCATTTCCGACCGCTGGTTAAAGAAGGAGATGTGGTCAAAGCCGGGACGCCGCTGCTGGAGTTTGATAAAGAAGCCATTGAACGTGCCGGGTACGACCTCACCACGCCGGTGCTGGTGATCAACAGTGACGACTATCGCTTAACGAAGCATCAGTCCGAGGGGGATATTCGTCAGAATGCGCCGTTGATGACAGTGTCCTGA
- a CDS encoding glycoside-pentoside-hexuronide (GPH):cation symporter encodes MSAPQSQKHRAYEKLSLKEKVGYGMGDAGSCMIWSVLALYLTWFYTDVYGLDAGVVGTLFLVIRIFDAFSDPVMGAICDRTTSRWGKFRPWLLWMAVPFGLGAVVMFTTPDLTMSGKIIYAWVTYLVMSLIYTAINIPYCSVAGVITLNQKERLGCLSWRFFLNGLATLIVSSSILPLTEWLGKGDRAAGFQQTMMIMGAAATLMFLFCFSSIKERVVSVKGNDSLMRDLKDIIKNDQWLLMISITFLNVFPAFIRGAVTIYYATYVMHASMGFVTFFMALGVACNMLGSVIAKPLTDRFDKIKLFRIINIILGILSFALWFVDPQSLTPLLTLFIVINILHLIQSGPILWAMMSDVDDYGDWKYGKRLTGISFAGNLFMLKMGLAVAGAIVAWILSFTGYVANQSQQNPQTLQGIIVMFSLLPMVSYFISAWMVRYFKLDNQLLEKIKVDLAKRELSVN; translated from the coding sequence ATGTCTGCACCACAATCACAAAAGCACCGTGCTTATGAAAAGCTCAGCCTGAAAGAAAAGGTCGGCTACGGCATGGGCGATGCGGGTTCCTGTATGATCTGGAGCGTGCTGGCGCTTTATCTCACCTGGTTTTATACCGATGTTTATGGGCTGGATGCCGGGGTGGTAGGCACTTTATTTCTGGTGATCCGCATATTCGATGCCTTCAGCGATCCGGTAATGGGTGCAATTTGCGACCGCACGACATCTCGCTGGGGGAAATTCCGCCCGTGGTTGCTGTGGATGGCAGTGCCTTTTGGTCTGGGCGCTGTGGTGATGTTTACCACGCCGGATCTGACGATGAGTGGCAAGATTATTTACGCCTGGGTGACGTATCTGGTGATGTCGCTAATTTATACCGCGATAAATATTCCGTACTGCTCGGTGGCCGGAGTGATCACCCTGAATCAGAAAGAGCGGCTTGGCTGCCTGTCATGGCGCTTTTTTCTCAACGGGCTGGCGACGCTCATTGTCTCCTCATCGATTCTGCCGCTGACGGAATGGCTTGGTAAAGGCGATCGCGCGGCAGGATTTCAGCAGACCATGATGATCATGGGCGCGGCCGCCACCTTAATGTTCCTGTTCTGCTTCAGCAGTATTAAAGAGCGTGTGGTGTCGGTGAAAGGCAATGACTCCTTGATGCGCGACTTAAAAGATATCATTAAAAATGACCAGTGGTTATTGATGATCTCTATTACCTTTCTTAACGTTTTTCCGGCGTTTATTCGCGGCGCAGTGACTATTTATTACGCCACCTATGTGATGCATGCTTCTATGGGATTTGTCACCTTTTTTATGGCGCTCGGCGTCGCCTGTAATATGCTCGGCAGCGTTATCGCCAAACCGCTTACTGACCGCTTCGATAAAATTAAGCTGTTCCGCATTATTAATATTATTCTCGGCATCCTGTCCTTCGCCCTGTGGTTTGTTGATCCGCAATCCCTGACGCCGCTGCTGACGCTCTTTATCGTCATCAATATTCTGCATTTGATACAGTCCGGGCCGATCCTGTGGGCGATGATGTCCGACGTGGATGATTATGGTGACTGGAAATATGGTAAACGGCTCACCGGCATTTCCTTTGCAGGTAATCTCTTCATGCTGAAAATGGGACTGGCAGTCGCCGGAGCCATTGTCGCCTGGATCCTCTCTTTTACCGGCTATGTCGCCAACCAGTCACAGCAAAATCCGCAAACCCTCCAGGGCATCATTGTTATGTTTTCACTATTGCCAATGGTGAGCTATTTCATCAGCGCCTGGATGGTGCGCTATTTCAAACTCGATAATCAGCTGCTTGAAAAAATCAAAGTCGACCTGGCTAAACGCGAGCTTTCTGTTAATTAA
- a CDS encoding LacI family DNA-binding transcriptional regulator, with product MVTILDVARKAGVSKATVSRALNGKVVVSEDVKARIFQAIEETGYRPNLLARKLATNESNSVGLVITNGLYNGPFFSSMIYQAATCSEDHQRQLVLADGKHSREDERNAINFLLQLRCEAIMIYPKYLSVDELDDIIDQNSVPIVVINRELKRNRNSAVFVDHRQCSLQMMNYLLTQGHRTIAFVGGGEGSPTGDSRLAGYLDALHQAGIAPDDALIVRGSWSTESGYDAGCALLKQRRDMTCILAANDDMAIGVTKAMTDHGFRVPEDISVAGFDDSTIGRYFTPTLTTVHIPMDEMISEAVRILLSPGADSDTAPLTRHEGTLIIRESVAARR from the coding sequence ATGGTCACGATACTGGATGTTGCCAGAAAAGCGGGCGTCTCAAAAGCGACGGTGTCGCGCGCGCTCAACGGCAAAGTGGTGGTCAGCGAGGACGTTAAAGCCCGCATTTTTCAGGCCATTGAAGAGACCGGCTACCGCCCTAATCTGCTGGCGCGCAAGCTGGCGACTAACGAGTCCAACTCGGTGGGGCTGGTGATCACCAACGGTCTGTACAACGGGCCGTTCTTTTCGTCGATGATTTACCAGGCCGCGACCTGCAGTGAAGATCACCAGCGCCAGCTGGTGCTCGCCGATGGCAAGCACAGCCGGGAAGATGAGCGCAATGCCATTAACTTCCTGCTCCAGTTGCGCTGCGAGGCGATCATGATTTACCCGAAATACCTCAGCGTTGACGAACTGGACGACATTATCGATCAGAACAGCGTGCCAATTGTGGTGATCAACCGCGAGCTGAAGCGTAATCGTAACAGCGCGGTGTTTGTCGATCATCGTCAGTGCAGTCTGCAAATGATGAACTATTTACTGACGCAAGGGCACCGCACCATTGCTTTTGTGGGCGGCGGTGAAGGCTCGCCCACCGGCGACAGTCGACTGGCGGGGTATCTGGATGCGCTGCACCAGGCAGGGATCGCACCGGATGACGCCCTGATCGTGCGCGGCAGCTGGAGCACGGAAAGCGGCTATGACGCCGGGTGCGCCCTACTGAAACAGCGCCGTGACATGACCTGCATTCTTGCGGCCAACGATGACATGGCCATCGGCGTCACCAAAGCGATGACCGATCACGGTTTTCGCGTACCGGAGGACATCTCCGTCGCGGGTTTCGATGACTCGACCATTGGCCGCTACTTCACGCCGACGTTGACCACGGTACATATCCCGATGGATGAGATGATCAGCGAGGCGGTGCGTATTCTGTTATCCCCCGGCGCCGACAGCGACACCGCCCCGTTAACCCGTCACGAGGGAACGTTGATTATCCGGGAATCGGTAGCCGCACGACGCTGA
- a CDS encoding LysR family transcriptional regulator, producing MDELRKIDLNLLLTLHALLTEKHVTRAATRLHRSQPAVSHALAQLRDLFDDPLLIRQRGKMQLTARAQSLLAPLDAALSGLNRLVGAPAFDPATTRRRFRIAMSDYAARLVLPPLIQMLRQEAPGIDLAISQSSREAMLTQLQDGELDLALGVFPDAAPAIQKQTLFTEQFVCLADKQFLPASQTLTLEAWLAKPHVSLVVVPDAVDEIEKALTERGLRRHICLALPHWSAALHVLLGTDLLLTVASKSVTGEDYQDKLCCFAPPLPLSGFDYAQAWHERKAQDPAHQWLRRTMMLCCDNYRN from the coding sequence ATGGATGAACTCCGCAAGATCGACCTTAATTTGCTGCTGACGCTGCACGCGCTGCTGACGGAAAAGCACGTCACCCGCGCCGCCACGCGTTTACACCGCAGTCAGCCTGCGGTCAGTCATGCCCTGGCACAGTTGCGCGATCTGTTTGACGATCCGCTGCTGATCCGACAGCGGGGAAAGATGCAGCTCACCGCCAGGGCGCAGAGTCTGTTAGCTCCGCTGGATGCCGCACTTTCCGGGTTAAACCGCCTGGTGGGAGCGCCGGCATTTGACCCCGCCACCACCCGGCGGCGCTTTCGCATCGCCATGTCTGATTACGCTGCCCGACTGGTGCTGCCCCCGCTTATCCAAATGCTGCGTCAGGAGGCGCCGGGGATCGATCTGGCGATTTCCCAGAGCAGCCGGGAGGCTATGCTCACGCAGTTACAGGATGGCGAACTGGATCTGGCGCTGGGCGTCTTTCCAGATGCCGCTCCCGCGATACAAAAACAGACGTTGTTTACCGAGCAGTTTGTCTGCCTGGCGGATAAGCAATTTCTGCCGGCAAGCCAGACGCTGACGCTCGAGGCGTGGCTGGCAAAGCCGCACGTCTCGCTGGTGGTGGTGCCTGATGCGGTAGACGAAATCGAAAAAGCCCTGACCGAACGCGGGTTGCGGCGGCATATTTGCCTGGCGCTTCCCCACTGGAGCGCCGCGTTGCATGTGTTGCTGGGCACCGACCTGCTGCTGACGGTCGCCAGCAAATCCGTTACCGGGGAGGATTACCAGGACAAACTCTGCTGTTTTGCGCCGCCATTACCGCTCAGTGGTTTTGACTATGCACAGGCGTGGCATGAAAGAAAAGCGCAAGATCCGGCGCATCAATGGCTGCGTCGTACTATGATGTTGTGCTGCGATAACTATCGGAATTAA
- a CDS encoding MerR family transcriptional regulator, producing MAHYSIGDVAERCAINPVTLRAWQRRYGLLKPQRSEGGHRQFDEEDIQRIEDIKRWIKSGIPVGKVKALLEAKEVAGDDGWATQQEEMMAVLRRVNPATLRAKIMAVGLEHPVDALIDHVYTPVRQRLSLDQNTARAMSSLLDGALIEYAVGCIAQSRTKPGKEALLIGWDTEDRTRLWLEAWRLSQQGWHIDVLAEPLDLPRPELFPGQQIFIWTGKTLTRRQQEQFEHWHEQGFTIVFHGK from the coding sequence ATGGCTCATTACAGTATTGGCGATGTCGCTGAACGATGCGCAATCAATCCTGTAACGCTGCGGGCCTGGCAACGACGTTATGGGTTGCTGAAACCTCAGCGCAGTGAAGGCGGGCATCGTCAGTTTGATGAAGAAGACATTCAGCGTATCGAAGATATCAAGCGCTGGATCAAAAGCGGCATACCCGTCGGCAAGGTGAAGGCGTTGCTGGAAGCAAAAGAAGTGGCCGGGGATGATGGCTGGGCAACACAGCAGGAAGAGATGATGGCCGTGCTGCGCCGGGTCAATCCAGCCACGTTGCGCGCCAAAATCATGGCCGTCGGGCTCGAACATCCGGTGGATGCGTTAATCGATCATGTGTATACGCCGGTGCGTCAGCGGCTTAGCCTCGATCAGAATACCGCCCGCGCCATGAGCAGCCTGCTGGACGGCGCGCTGATCGAATACGCCGTGGGCTGCATCGCGCAGTCACGCACGAAGCCCGGAAAAGAAGCATTACTGATAGGTTGGGATACGGAAGACCGCACCCGACTGTGGCTCGAAGCGTGGCGACTGTCGCAGCAGGGCTGGCATATTGATGTGCTGGCTGAGCCGCTGGATCTGCCGCGCCCGGAGCTTTTCCCGGGGCAGCAGATTTTTATCTGGACCGGTAAAACCCTGACACGCCGTCAGCAGGAGCAGTTTGAGCACTGGCATGAGCAGGGTTTCACCATCGTCTTTCACGGTAAGTAA
- a CDS encoding biofilm development regulator YmgB/AriR family protein: MAQQPDVFSALHNPALSAYVRNAAELMPDESALLATAIKSLMISHAYVTNKDIILWLIGALETTHDATTADVIRHCLELVVSYTMDDI, from the coding sequence ATTGCACAGCAACCAGACGTCTTTTCTGCACTGCACAACCCGGCATTATCGGCGTATGTTCGTAACGCCGCAGAATTAATGCCGGATGAGTCGGCCCTGCTGGCAACCGCCATTAAAAGCCTGATGATTTCACACGCTTATGTCACTAATAAAGACATTATTTTGTGGCTGATTGGCGCGCTGGAAACGACGCATGATGCCACCACCGCCGATGTGATCCGTCATTGTCTTGAGCTGGTGGTCAGTTACACCATGGATGACATTTAA
- the ycgZ gene encoding regulatory protein YcgZ — protein MQQDGYSLDSSAAIAQYFTKAALPTQQETLGEIVVDILKTGRHLNRKNLCTKLLVRLEQATCPEEEEHYQALIGLLFERQC, from the coding sequence ATGCAACAGGACGGGTATTCCTTAGATTCATCTGCTGCTATTGCACAATATTTTACGAAAGCCGCTCTGCCGACCCAACAAGAAACGCTGGGTGAGATTGTGGTGGATATCCTGAAAACAGGCCGCCATCTGAATCGCAAAAACTTATGTACCAAACTGCTGGTGCGTCTTGAACAGGCCACCTGCCCGGAAGAAGAAGAACATTATCAGGCGCTGATTGGTTTGCTGTTTGAACGTCAGTGCTAA
- a CDS encoding glycoside hydrolase family 10 protein: MMKMTSIARYHRFSRLNRITRIAALTGCALLLASCSSKAPRSMVSPLPPVAKHPLGDKSKQDQQPMRGVWLATVSRLDWPPLESVNGSSSAVRIRVQQDALKTKLDNLQRLGINTVFFQVKPDGTALWPSKILPWSDMLTGKIGQDPGYDPLQFMLDEAHRRGMKVHAWFNPYRVSTNIKPSTASELNSTLSQHPASIFVLHRDWIRTAGDRYVLDPGIPEVRDWITSIVAEVVTRYAVDGVQFDDYFYTETPGSMLNDSQTFRQYGQGFASKADWRRHNTQQLIEQVSRTIKQLKPDVEFGVSPAGVWRNISHDPSGSNTRGAAAYDEAFADTRRWVQQGLLDYIAPQIYWPFARDAARYDVLAHWWANVVKPTNTRLYIGVALYKVGEPSKNEPDWTIKGGVPELKKQIDLNESVPNINGTILFRENYLNQPQTREAVSYLRDHWGK; encoded by the coding sequence ATGATGAAAATGACTTCAATCGCCCGTTATCATCGCTTTTCGCGCCTTAACCGTATTACGCGCATAGCTGCCCTCACCGGCTGCGCCCTGCTGCTGGCCAGTTGTTCCTCCAAAGCGCCACGTTCAATGGTCAGTCCGTTGCCGCCGGTGGCAAAGCATCCGCTGGGGGATAAATCAAAACAGGATCAACAGCCGATGCGCGGCGTATGGCTGGCAACGGTCTCCCGGCTCGACTGGCCGCCGCTGGAGTCAGTGAATGGCAGCAGCAGTGCGGTGCGGATCCGTGTGCAGCAGGACGCGCTCAAAACCAAGCTGGACAATTTGCAGCGGCTTGGCATTAACACCGTCTTTTTCCAGGTAAAACCGGATGGCACAGCGCTGTGGCCGTCAAAGATCCTGCCGTGGTCAGATATGCTGACCGGGAAAATTGGTCAGGATCCCGGTTACGATCCGCTCCAGTTTATGCTTGATGAAGCGCACCGCCGCGGCATGAAAGTTCATGCCTGGTTCAACCCCTATCGCGTGTCCACGAACATCAAACCCTCTACCGCCAGCGAGCTGAACAGCACGCTGTCACAACATCCGGCGAGTATTTTTGTGCTGCATCGGGACTGGATCCGCACCGCCGGCGACCGCTATGTGCTCGACCCGGGAATCCCCGAGGTACGTGACTGGATCACCAGCATTGTGGCAGAAGTGGTGACCCGCTATGCGGTAGATGGCGTGCAGTTTGATGACTATTTCTATACCGAAACCCCCGGATCTATGCTGAATGACAGCCAGACGTTTCGGCAATATGGTCAGGGGTTCGCCTCGAAAGCCGACTGGCGACGGCATAATACGCAGCAGCTGATCGAGCAGGTTTCCCGTACGATTAAACAGCTGAAACCGGACGTGGAGTTTGGCGTCAGTCCGGCGGGCGTGTGGCGTAATATTTCCCACGATCCTTCCGGTTCCAACACGCGCGGCGCGGCGGCCTATGATGAAGCCTTTGCCGACACCCGGCGCTGGGTACAACAGGGATTGCTGGATTATATCGCCCCGCAGATCTACTGGCCTTTTGCGCGTGACGCGGCGCGGTACGATGTGCTGGCACACTGGTGGGCGAACGTCGTGAAACCGACCAACACGCGCCTGTATATTGGCGTTGCGTTATATAAAGTCGGAGAACCGTCGAAAAATGAACCGGACTGGACGATCAAGGGTGGCGTACCAGAGCTGAAAAAACAGATCGACTTGAACGAGTCCGTTCCAAATATCAACGGCACTATTCTGTTCAGGGAAAACTACCTTAATCAGCCCCAGACCCGGGAAGCGGTCAGTTATCTGCGCGACCACTGGGGGAAATAA